The region AGTTAGAATCTTGAGGGCATTAAGCCAGGaggttggctcacatctgtaatcccagcttctcaggaggccgaggtctaaGAATCTTCTTTATAAActggcctaggcagacaaatcttcaagactctcatctccagtaaagcaGCTAAATGCGAaacagaggtgtagctcaagtaccAGAGCACCAGagagagccaagcaagagcatgagacccagATTTCAAACCCCAATCACATGACCAAAAACTGTTTGTAGAACAAATTAAcatgaataaaacaataaaacatttttattatgttatttattGTTACTGATATTATAAggagatatacagagaggttaccttttcataagtcaggtaacaaagACATCTCCTTTTGGACGaggccaccccttccttccctctctcccaggtcTCCCCCTATCCCTACTCAAAAGTGTTAGCTTTCCTTGTCAACATGGTGTTCAGTGAGTGCCAGTGCTGCGTTTGTTCACCTTTGCCCTCTCTTCCTCCAATTTCTGTGactctccttaccctcccaaagacacatCAGCCAACAAACggacaaaaacacaagaaaaatcaaGCCTTGTTTCCATTACTGGAGTCCCTTGGTTGAAAAAGATTTGACGTGATAAGACGCACAGAGGCCTTGCACCTTGGTGATCCTCCCTGGATTTTCAAAGCTGtttaggagaggaagaggaggcaagtTCCTGGAGATGATCCCATTTGCAATGCTCCGAGAGCTGGGGCTGCTCACAGGATCCAGAGACTGGAGCTGGAGGTAAGGGCAGTTAAGGTCCAGCGCAGAGAGGCCACTCTCCGCCCTCTCAGCACCATGATGCTCCAATAAGAGGCATAAGGACACGCCATGagatttgttttttgctttttgtttggccCACATGCTTGGTAGATTTTAGGAAGGACGACTATGCCCCCAAGCAGCTTTAAACTTCTCCACAAAAGCAGATGGAGGTGAAAGGTGGAGGGGTGGGGCGTTGGGGAAACGGGGTGGCCTGGGTCGGAGTCGCTGACTCCAGACCCGCCTGGCCCAGGTCCCGGGGTTCTGAGGCTCTGGTTCCCGGCTCCAGCAAGGGTAGGTGACGGGTTTGAAGTCCGGGCTCAGCCAGGAGAGGGGCCGGAAGTCCAGTCCACGTGAGGTGAGCTCCATGGTCCTGCATCTGCCCTTTGCCCTGGGACCTCAGGAAATCGCCCAGGGGAGCCGGAGCCCACAGGCCCATGGAAGGCCCAAGGGAGCAGCTCTTGGTCTACTGGACCAAATGGGGGACTGCTCTGTGATCCCCCATCACGTTCACGCCACCACAGCCAAGACCACCCCGACTTCAGCCACAGCTGTTGTCACAGGCACGAtggggcagggggggcggggagggctccATACCCACACCTTGACTCTTGGAAGGTCTCCAAGGGCCCCGGTATAGGGGGCCTTCAAGGGGCCGCGTCCTCCACGCGTCTACTCAGTGGCCGCCTCACAGGCGTCTATCCAATCACTGTACACATCCACGGGGTCCGACAGATGAGTGATGGGTGTCTGAAAGTCCTCGAGGCACACGGCACAAGAGATGACTCCCGTTTTGCGGGCACGGTCCATTTTCACATCGCAAGACTTCTCGTGGTTACAGAAGGGACAGGTGAACTCGGTCTCCAGGGTGCCCGTCATCTTCTTCTTGGGAGGCGGCTTGCGTTTGGACTTTCTGCGTCCCATAGCTGCAGTTAGGTAGAATCCCGACTCGCTCAGGCTGTGGCTCTGGCTCCTGCCCAGGTGGTGCTCACCCAGTCGACTGGCTTCTGAAgcctggaggagagggaaataaaTACTCGGGGTCGGGCCCCGCCCACGGCCCGCCCTGACCACACGCCGGGAAACCCCACCCACTTCCAAGGCCACTCAGCACGTGCCTACTCTAATTCCGAACCTCGCCTGTGGTGCCCTTCTGGGCATGCATGACTTCAGGCCGCCTCTAAGAGttgctcttccctctctctctttccttccctctctctctctgtctctctctctgtctctgtctctctctctgtctctctctctctctctctctctctttagtttTAGccagcctgaggcttgaactcagggcctgggcactgtccctgagcttcttttcccccaaggctagcgccttttctgtgtatgcggtgctgaggaatccatcccagggcttcctgtatgcaaagcaagcactctatcactaggacattttcccagccctgttttaattttattttatttattcattcattgtttcttcttcttttcttcttttcttcttcttcttcttcttcttcttcttcttcttcttcttcttcttcttcttcttctcttcttgttctttttcatcttcttcctctatttttcagtcctggatctcgggcctgagcactgtccttggcttcttttttgctcaaggccagcactctgcctcttgagcaacagccccacttctggccattttctatctatgtgttgctgaggaatggaacccagggcttcgtgtatacgaggcaagcactcttgccactaggccatcttcccagtcccctgtttttattttttgagaggaGATTTAGAAGGGAAATTAAGGATATGAcatgaaaaacaagaacaacaatgaGGGAGATGTGCCTGAAGAGCCTGTTCCAAAGAATTCTGGAGCTTCAGAGAAAAGATGTGGATTTGGtgtggtttggtttggctttttggttgttggtcttgagctcggggcctgggtagtgtaccggagcttcttttgctcgaatctagtgctctactacttgagccacagccctacatcCAGCTTTGCTTGAGGGGcttgttggagacaagagtctcatggactttcctgcctgggctggcttttcaaaccacaaacctc is a window of Perognathus longimembris pacificus isolate PPM17 chromosome 2, ASM2315922v1, whole genome shotgun sequence DNA encoding:
- the LOC125345736 gene encoding transcription elongation factor 1 homolog, which translates into the protein MGRRKSKRKPPPKKKMTGTLETEFTCPFCNHEKSCDVKMDRARKTGVISCAVCLEDFQTPITHLSDPVDVYSDWIDACEAATE